One Mobula birostris isolate sMobBir1 chromosome 23, sMobBir1.hap1, whole genome shotgun sequence genomic window, tgtaatgtgaaaagtttaatgggaacatgaggggaaacttcttcactcagagggtcatgagagtgtggaacgtggtgcatgcgaacttgatttcaacatttaatcaaagttttgataggtacatggatgataggggtattTGTGGGCTATGGtctcagtgcaggttgatgggaggaggctgtttaaatgttttggcatggactagatgggccgaaggggctgtttctgtgttgcacttttctatgactcttaacCCTCTTTACCTCAGCACTATTGATATAGACAGGAGCATTGACAACACATCAAGTTCTCATTCAGTGATGGTTATTACCAGCCACCACTATAATACTTCTcttgctatttggcccatcaagtcaatgGAGTTCTCCGAGCATTCTTATCCGTTACATTGAGATGCAGTGGCCTAGAAAGCCCACCAATGaccctacttcctcaggaagctaaaggAATTCTGCATGTCCTCATGAACGCTTACCCTTGTTTAGTTGATACACCACAGTAAGCACTCTATCTGGATACACGATGGCTTTGCATAGCACctgctctgcacatgaccgcaagaaacttcagagttgtggacatagcccagcacatcagagaaaccagcctcccctccttgAACTCTATCTATAGTTCTCACCAGCACAGAAAAGCAACCAGCATGATCAAAGTCTCCACTCACTTTTCTTCTCCTCTTGTACATCAGGTagatgatacaaaagcctgaaagcacgtactaccaggctcagggacaacTTCTGTCCCACCGTTATAAGACTATAAAATGATTCCCATATCATGAGGTGGACTTTTGACCTCAATCTACCTTATTATGTTTCTAcaccttactgtttacctgcatAGCACTTTCCCTGTAGCTGCTGCACTTTATTCAGTAttgtattgttttaccttgtcctacttcaatgcactgtgtaaagaTTTGATCTCTATGCACAGCATGCAaaagaagcttttcactgtacctgcaggcatgtgacaatgataaaccaattttaCTTCCATACTGGCACCAAATGAAACGTGCTTTCCATTTATATGTCGGCTGTAAAGTGTCCAATACAAAGTTACTGCAAGAGAATGTGGACTTGCAGTGAGTTTTCATTGTCAGTCCTGCTCAAATATTATCCAAATGAAGCATTCCTGGGACCTCCTTGCACTTGCCCAGGTTTTTAAATGTGCCACATGAAGAGAACTACTGGGGAATGTAGATGGTGCATGCAGATTGATGGGTCCAGATCTCTGGTAACTGTGACATTTGCCTGATGCACTTATTACCAAGTTAAAATGTCAGAAACAAAGCAAGTAAATGTTTTAAATTACAATATATACTTATATTTGTTTTATATACATTTTGTTCTATGTATATAATAATTGTATATAAATAATTATCTGTAATATTTCATCAATCATGCACACTCGCACTTATTTCTTCACAAGCTCTTGCCATtttagaaacagaaaatgttgaaaacaaGTTCAAGATATGAACTATCATACGAAGGTTCTCTCCACAGTGCTGCCTTTTTTGCTGAGAATTTCCAGTACTTTTCCTActtttattttacatttccagcatttgcagttttatCCTGTACAGTCCACCCACCATTTATTTCAAATGAAGCCACCTTTATTAGTTGGCAAACGACGAGACGTGACGTGCATCCTGATTGGTTCGCTTGGAGAATATTGAGCAGAGAGCTCTGATTGGCTGCGCTGGTTGCTGGGATACGGAAACTGGAGTagaagaagtggcagaagcagcgGCGACTGCGCGTGCGTAGTACAGTGTCGATCGGGTGGCCAGACAGTGGACAGGTTCTTGTAAACAGGGACGTGCATGTAAGTCTGCGGTTTATAGGTGGGAGGAGGAAAGGGGTATGGGAAGAGAAAATAAATCGGGAAATGAGGGTGGGAAGGAGGTATGGCAATAAGGGGAAGGGGTAGGGTGGGATGGGCGTGAGGGTAGCGCTTGTGGGGTAGAAGTGAAAACTGGGAAATATGTTCCATGTATGCAttccatgttataaacttatataATTTCCAAAAAATGTTTCCGATTTTCTCAATGTCTGTTTAAGTTTTGAGAAAAGGACAGTTATTTTTAATGttgaaatatttttttaaaattgaaaagcAAAATACTAATGCTGGaactctgaaataaaacaaaataaaaatgctTGAAATACCCATTGTCAGGTAGTGATATGTGGAGAGAAAAACTACTTAATCTCAGTTCTATATCCTTTCATCAAGCTGAGGAAATTTAGAAAGTGAGTGTGTTTTACCTTGTAGGGGGAAGGAAGGGTGAAGAGAACAACCGGAAATATTGATGATAGGATAGGGTCTAGTAAGCtgatgtgttgatacagtttatcCATCTTGCAGTTCTGCCATTGCTTTTATTCTTTCATATATTAACGTTTGCTTTCTATTTGCATGATCGCCTTATAAATTTCAGTTAAGAACATTGCATTCTCCCTGTTTCTATATTGTTACTGTAAACTCCCTATTACTATATTGtcataataaatataatttatttgtgagctagtcctcattggaggagcagaggtggagagggttgacaactttaaattctttggtgctatcattttggagggcctgtattgggcctagcatgtaaatgcaatgttgaagaaagcatagcagtgtTTCCACTTCCTTAAGAGTCTGTGAAGATTTGGTATGCCTTctgaaactttgataaacttctatatatgtgtggtggagagtatattgactggctgtatcacatcTTGGTATCGAAACATTTCAAtgctggggccttgaatggaaaTCTTAtaaaaaagtggtggatatggcccagtccatcataggttctccccatcactgagcacatctatacaaaATGTTGTTTCAAGAAAGCAGCACTTGTTAGCAGGTATCCCctgccacccaggtcatgctttcttcttgctcctaccatcagggagaaggtataggagcctcaggactttcaCAACTAGGTTTAGgaaaagttactacccctcaaccattaggcttttgagccaaagaggataacttcactttccccatcattaaaatgttcctgcAACCAATGGACTCAGTTTTAATGATTCTTTGTTTCATGTtatctatatttattgcttattcgttattatttctttctttctttcttatttttgagctctggttgaatgcccaagttgatgtggtgtttcattgattctgttatggctattattctattatggattattGAGTATgtacacaagaaaatgaatcttagagctgtgtatggtgacatatgtgtattttgataataaattttgtcATGTTTTGTTTCTTGCTCTTCATCCCTTTGACTGACCTTCACACCCATCCTTCTCCCTGGCAACTTATTTTTGTCTGTTATTCTTAGTGCTTAATTCTGTAGAACTCAAGTTGTGACCTAGTGCATTATTAGTGCATTTCTATTTCTTTATTAACATTGTTCCTTCTGCATATGTGTCAATAAAATCAAAGGTACTAATTTTCCTTGTAATAATGGGATTTACTCTAAAGCAGTTCTTATTTTTTTGTCCCGGTATTCATAATGGGACAAAATGAATAACTCCTCTAGAAGTGGTAATTTTGCAATTTGTTGTTAATTGTAATTATTGCTTGTAAAGGTCATGACTGATCGTTTCCCACTGCTATTTTCCTGTATTAACTCCATATACCTTCATTATCTCCACTCTTTTAAAAATAAATCTATCAATCAACTTGTAAATTGAAGAGGTTACCATTTTCTATCTGTTGGCTCAGTGCCATTTAACTTTGTTTTATCAGTTTGAGTTTTATTCTATAATAATGAGGGGGTTATCTTGTCATGGTTGTAGAGAATGCTGATTTGTTTTGAAAGACAAAACCTCAAATGTAACATTTTTGCATTTTCAAATGGTGTATTTAAATTAAACAGCTGACTGGGAATGCTAATAATGCTAATGCTTCAGCTAGTAATCTCAGTTTAAATTTagtaaattttgtttttttttatgttttggGGATGAGCATAATTTGGGGAGGTCTACCATAATCAATAGCATGATGGCTAGTGTCACAGAATTATATTTTTCAGCCAGTATCCCAGTTTTCCCTTGCAATGCCTGGGTGGCATCAGTCTCAGCAAGACAGCCCCACCAGATATGGTGACATAATAGTTTACTGTCTGGACTTTTTTTTAATCCATGTGATTTAGTCAAATATCAATAAGGAAACTGAATTGGTGGTCCTTAATATTGGACATTATTTGGACGAAGTACTGAGTTGCAAGGGGCATCAGATGTTCTGTGTCTATTACTTGTCCAGCTCTTAATATGATTACACTGCCAGGTCTGAAGGTCACATTGGTGTACAGACACTTCATCCTGGTGTGTGCTATATGAGGGGTGATtcataagttcgtggcccaagatagaaggagtcaattttagaaaacctagaacatttatttttcatacatttgcacacttagtccagtggtcgtggagcattcggatcccttctttgtagaagtcagcatcttggacctccagaagtggagatgaggaaacacttcaaactttctgcattttcactcagagttgaactgcacatgcataagatgagagctgtataactcatctccttctacattaggccacaaacttatcaatcacccctgctatggaccacttctacaaagaagggatctgtatggtccacgaccgctggactttaagtgtgtacgtgtaggaggggactgttgaaaaataaatgtgctaggttttctaaaattgactccttctacctcaggccacaaagttatcaatgACTCCTCACATACCTCTTGaggatttccaagtccctttgagTGAATCTGGGACCTCCTGTCCCTTACTCTCTTCTGCCGTGGTCCTGTGTGTTTTGCCGCTATGAGGCAAGTGTGTGTTTAAAGGCTGAGATCCTCGTATTGATGCGCAGTTAACTAGAGCAGGTGGGTCAAGAAGGAAATGGTGCAGGTCACATTTTAGTATCCTATTTCCAATACCTTTTCGGCCAAGTTAGCAGTAGTGAGCAATTTGCTGGAGGAATTTGATGGGTTGAGCAACATCTGATGCAAGGttatgacctgaaacattgacaattcatTTCTCTACCTcaccctctacagatgctgcttgatctattGAGTTCTCCCAACAGATCGTTGTCCCAGATTTCAGAACTTGCAGCCTTTGtgtctttgcatttttttttcctctgttcAATTTCCTGGCAATTACTTTGTAACATAACTTTGTGGAAAAGTTTGTGGGGGGACCAAATTGGAGAAGTGCAATTGGAGAAGTGCATTGTGGGATGAGTGTATGAGTTTTAATTCACTAAGCTACTAGGGCACTAGATATCTGTACCAGAATGAATTTTGATCTTTTTTAACTAGATTTAAAATAGCAAACTATTTAAATATAGTATAGTGACTTAAGGTATTTGCTGATGCAAAAATAGCTATCTCATATTCTCCCCATAAGGAAGGCTCTCTGTGTCTTAAACTTGCTGGGATTTTAATACATTAAGATGTGTATCCAACCTATAATGATTACAGTTCTGTGCAAGATTAAAATCCAAGATATTTAAGTGTTGCAGTATCTCTAACAGTTTTATTGTCCCTATTTTGCAGAGATCTTTGAATTTGTGCACTGAATTTGAGACCTTTGGATCAACATGACATTCAAGCTTGTATTGTTAAGGCATGGTGAAAGTGCCTGGAATAAAGAAAACCGGTTTTGCAGTTGGGTTGATCAGAAATTGACGGAAAATGGCATAAAAGAAGCCCAAACATGTGGAAAAGTTCTGAAAGAAGCAGGATTTAAATTTGATCTTGTACTTACATCCATTTTGAGCAGATCTATTCAAACTGCATGGCATGTGTTGCATGAAATGGAGCAAGAATGGGTACAGATAGAAAGTTCGTGGCGTCTCAATGAGCGTCATTATGGTGCATTGATAGGTCTTAACCGGGCAGAGTTAGCCGCGATTCATGGAGAAGAAAAAGTTAGACTTTGGAGAAGAAGTTACGATGTCACCCCTCCTCCTATTGAtgaatcacatccttcctaccatgaaatttacaatgaccgaagATACAATTTTTGTGATGTTCCGAAAGACAAGCTACCGAAAACTGAGAGTTTGAAAGAGGTTCTTGATAGATTGCTACCGTATTGGAATGAAGTGATTGCTCCAGAAGTAAAAAAGGGGAAATGCATCCTAATATCTGCTCATGGAAACAGTGCCAGGGCTCTGCTCAAACACCTGGAAGGTAAAATTgcaatttttaaaatgtatttttattTGTGCATCACAATATCTGTTGTGCTTTGGCATGGAATGTTGGAATGAAGTAGGCTCATTGATTGCTTTCTTACAACTGGCGAGCTCCTACCTTGAAAAGAATAGGCTGCACCACTTTTCCATTGGCCTCCGTGATCAAGTGGGCCACATGGGTAAGAGAAACAAGCAAGGTAATGTGTTCTGGGAATTTTACCGCGACAGTCAAAAAAATGCTGTACAAAAATTTAGTTTCAAAACAATTGCTGAGATCAAATGTGTTGGAGTTAATTGTATTATTGGGTATACAGGAGTGTGGAGCGAATCCTCAAGAGATTGCTGAAAATTTAGCTGTATTTCTAACTTCTCTGATGCTATGGAGAATTCCAGTTATCATGAAGAAACTGGAGAGTGTGAGTAAACAGAAATAAAATGCTAAAATTCTAAAGATTAGTTTGAATGATTTGATTTCCTTGCCTTTTTACTTTTTATCTCTAGGTTGAGTGCTTGCACTTGTTCAAAATTGATTGTTCTAGAATTTTATCTACTTGTTTTCCTCTTGAGTGCCAGCCTGTTCCTTGGTAATTGTTCATTGAATGAGCTTGCTATTTGAAGCAAAGGACGAACAAAGGGAAAAATCCCTGCTGTATGAAGTGACACAGAAGTatatttcttcttttcctttttaaatctttttattgaataagtatacaaaaaggtaagccaaacaacaggaattccgcagatgctggaaattcaagcaacacacatcaaagttgctggtgaacgcagcaggccaggcagcatctgtaggaagaggtgcagttgacgtttcaggccgagacccttcgtcaggactaactgaaggaagagtgagtaagggatttgaaagtggcagggggagggggagatccaaaatgataggagaagacaggagggggagggatggagccaagagctggacaggtgataggcaaaaggggatacgagaggatcatgggacaggaggtctgggaagaaagatgggggggggggacccagaggatgggcaagaagtatattcagagggacagagggagaaaaaagagagtgagagaaagaatgtgtgcataaaaataagtaacagatggggtacgagggggaggtggggccttagcggaagttagagaagtcgatgttcatgccatcaggttggcggctacccaggcggaatataaggtgttgttcctccaacctgagtggcttcacctttacagtagaggaggccgtggatagacatgtcagaatgggaatgggatgtggattaaaatgtgtggccactgggagatcctgctttctctggcggacagagcgtagatgcccgaaggtgtggaagggtctgggatagggacaccaagtacctcctcatggcggagagagtcgccttcagagcttgacgggagaagcagcgagaggcagagtcaataaaatgtgagtacctgggatcctcagaaggtccaaataagttggcgacggaggcacgttccaagaaaggatatatggctgtgatagcgagtctgagtcaaagtgtggtcgaaaagttgaagagccgaagaaattacagatggggagcagtgagagatggtttcactgagctcccgtcgaagagaggatctaaacttcttcggtgtaggcatcatcggaagaggcttcgcagtagtgaatttaaatgcaaacaacaggaattctgcagatgctggaaattcaagcaacacacatcaaagttgctggtgaacgcagcaggccaggcatctacgctctgtccgccagagaaagcaggatctcccagtggccacacattttaattccacatcccattcccattctgacatgtctatccacggcctcctctactgtaaagatgaagctaatacactgttagaatataataaaattacaggagatattaatacagaaaaaaaaagatacaaacaatgtaatttaaacataacatactaaggtaacataatagcatactaatttttaaatatatcaatagagaaaagggaaaaaaaaaccccaaaaaaacccaccgtgcaactaaactaaaagcaaagcaatgggctaacttggaaccaagtagagttaaagaacttaaaatcacgtcctcaaacccgacctccattaaaaacagtaaaaaaaaccaagaagggtatataaatatggagcaaaaaagagaagaaaaaaaattacattaaatgaaaatattgaataaaagatctccaggtctgttcaatttaagtgaggaatcataaagattgcttctaattttcttcaaattcaagcataatatcgtctgagaaaaccaaaaaaaggtagttggagcattaagctctttccaatgttgtaagatacatcttttcgccattaaagtaagaaattcaatcattctacgggctgaaggagaaagattactggaaattttaggtagtccaaagatagcagtaatagggtgaggaaagatatctatattcaatacctttgagataatattaaaaaatgtctctccaaaaagtttccagagtaggacaagaccaaaacatatgagttaaagaggctatctgccccggaaatctatcacaaaaaggattaatatgagaataaaagtgagctaatttatctttggacatatgtgctctatgaacaactttaaattgaattagggaatgtttagcacagatagaggaagtattgactaattgtaaaatctgcccccagtcatccacggaaatgatagaacccaattcctgttcccaatctgccctaatcttatcaaatggagctttcctaagtttcataataatattataaatcatagctgatgcacctttctgacgtggattaaggttaattgtagtatctaaaatatatgtaggaggaagcattggaaaggaagaaagtatagtacttaggaaatttctaacttgtagatatctaaaaaaatgtattcttgataaattatatttattagataattgttcaaaagacataagggaaccatctaaaaataaatccaaaaaccgtgaaatacccttagtcttccaaatttgaaaagcacgatccgtaaaagagggaggaaaaaaatatgttacctaaaataggccaaattggttaagatcaaaaaattttctgaattgaaaccaaatacatagggtatatttaactatcgggttagagacctgtttgaggcatttcaaatcaaaaggaagagaggaacctaaaatagagccaagtgtatagccctgaacagattgtaattccaatgctacccatttaggaatggatagtatatcctggtcaagtaaccaaaatttcatatgtcgaatattaattacCCAAtagtagaatctaaagttaggtaatgctaaacctccatctctcttagctttctgtaaatgtattttacccagtctcgggtttttattttgccaaataaatgaagaaatttttgagtcaaataTTTCTGAAGTTCTAAACTTTAATTTTCCTTATTTTCTACTAGCTTGTAGTATTGCAAACAAAATATTTAATGTACCATTTGGACAACTCTTTTAAATTCCTTGATAAATAGATGAGAAGAAATTCatagttacagcacagaaactggccctttgaccAACTCACCCAACTTGTCTACACTGGCCAGATTATGACTGAGCAAGGTCCATTTGCCCACTTAATTTTtaacttttcctatctatgtaatTTTAAATGTCATAACTGTACTCGTGTCTACAACTGGCGATCCTctgtgtgggtggggaggggggtgggagaggaggaagggaggaTGC contains:
- the bpgm gene encoding bisphosphoglycerate mutase isoform X2; translated protein: MTFKLVLLRHGESAWNKENRFCSWVDQKLTENGIKEAQTCGKVLKEAGFKFDLVLTSILSRSIQTAWHVLHEMEQEWVQIESSWRLNERHYGALIGLNRAELAAIHGEEKVRLWRRSYDVTPPPIDESHPSYHEIYNDRRYNFCDVPKDKLPKTESLKEVLDRLLPYWNEVIAPEVKKGKCILISAHGNSARALLKHLEGIPDDEIVNLTLPTGVPVLLELDECLHPVKHHELLGDQQAIQAAIKKVEDQGKAKAPTN
- the bpgm gene encoding bisphosphoglycerate mutase isoform X1 translates to MTFKLVLLRHGESAWNKENRFCSWVDQKLTENGIKEAQTCGKVLKEAGFKFDLVLTSILSRSIQTAWHVLHEMEQEWVQIESSWRLNERHYGALIGLNRAELAAIHGEEKVRLWRRSYDVTPPPIDESHPSYHEIYNDRRYNFCDVPKDKLPKTESLKEVLDRLLPYWNEVIAPEVKKGKCILISAHGNSARALLKHLEANHSSPVASWARRFWGLVLMQRLMNATGFQSWGPQTLVNVKAPWHKGIPDDEIVNLTLPTGVPVLLELDECLHPVKHHELLGDQQAIQAAIKKVEDQGKAKAPTN